One part of the Rickettsia akari str. Hartford genome encodes these proteins:
- a CDS encoding HU family DNA-binding protein — translation MSTHNKSEPKKMNKTEFIAFMTDHAHNHKHASHKTLTKADAEKALNLVLDSVISAIRSHYNINITGFGSFEIHHRKAREGRNPKTGAKMKIDAYNQPTFRAGRKMKEACN, via the coding sequence ATGAGTACACATAACAAAAGCGAACCAAAAAAAATGAATAAAACCGAATTTATAGCATTTATGACAGACCATGCTCATAATCATAAACATGCTTCACATAAAACATTAACAAAAGCTGATGCTGAGAAAGCACTTAATTTAGTTCTTGATAGTGTGATTAGTGCTATAAGGAGCCACTATAATATTAATATAACAGGTTTTGGTTCATTTGAAATACATCATAGAAAAGCACGTGAGGGCCGTAACCCAAAAACTGGAGCAAAAATGAAAATAGATGCTTACAATCAACCTACTTTTAGAGCTGGAAGAAAAATGAAAGAAGCTTGTAATTAA
- a CDS encoding DNA polymerase III subunit delta' (catalyzes the DNA-template-directed extension of the 3'-end of a DNA strand; the delta' subunit seems to interact with the gamma subunit to transfer the beta subunit on the DNA), translating into MIIERLKFNLKHNKLYHSWLIEAENIEQALKDLEDFVYSTLFKNSIPLENNPDYHFISRETSYTSNAKNISIEQIRKLQDFLSKTSAISGYKVVVIYAADLMNLNAANSCLKILEDAPKNSYIFLITSRAASIISTIRSRCFKVNIRSTLPHARNDLYLQFIQPIADNETLDFIHRFTNKDRELWLDFIDNLLLLMNRMLKKAANVNIELLDLENKIFNKLSNKHPSYLLQKFTGIKKLIYNTIDYDLDLKTSYILVVNEFTSN; encoded by the coding sequence TTGATAATTGAACGCCTAAAGTTTAACTTAAAGCATAATAAGCTATATCATAGTTGGCTTATCGAAGCTGAAAATATAGAGCAAGCTTTAAAAGATTTAGAAGATTTCGTATATAGTACGCTTTTTAAGAATAGCATTCCGCTTGAAAACAATCCTGATTATCATTTTATCTCTAGAGAAACTTCATATACATCTAATGCTAAAAATATTTCTATTGAACAAATAAGAAAATTACAAGACTTCTTAAGTAAAACTTCTGCAATCTCAGGTTATAAAGTTGTAGTAATTTATGCGGCAGATCTTATGAATTTGAATGCAGCGAATTCATGTTTAAAAATTCTTGAAGATGCACCAAAGAATAGTTACATTTTTTTAATTACTTCAAGAGCTGCAAGTATTATATCTACGATTAGATCAAGATGTTTTAAAGTTAATATTAGATCTACTCTACCTCATGCTCGAAATGACTTATATCTTCAGTTTATTCAACCGATAGCAGATAATGAAACATTAGATTTTATTCATCGTTTTACTAATAAAGACCGAGAATTATGGCTAGATTTTATTGACAATTTATTATTATTAATGAATAGAATGCTTAAAAAAGCTGCTAACGTTAATATTGAACTGCTAGATTTAGAAAATAAGATTTTTAATAAATTATCAAATAAGCATCCTTCCTATTTACTACAAAAATTTACCGGTATAAAAAAGTTAATATATAATACCATTGATTATGATTTGGACTTAAAAACAAGTTATATATTAGTGGTGAATGAGTTTACTAGTAATTAA
- the ffh gene encoding signal recognition particle protein encodes MFKTLTQNLTKIFDKLASSGILTEAQIDNAMRDIRVALLESDVALPVIKDFIAEVKKNALGHEVIKSVSPGQMIIKIIHEEMINLLASSESETKLNLNSKPPINFLMVGLQGSGKTTASGKLALRLKNQNKKVLLVSLDTYRPAAQEQLAILANSVQINSLPIVQGEQPLDIVTRAIAEAKISAYDVVIYDTAGRTQIDQEMMEEALAIKNIVEPTETLLVIDSMTGQDAVVTASNFNKKLEISGLILSRIDGDSKGGAALSVKYITKKPIKFLSSGEKLTDLEEFNAERLASRILDMGDIISFVEKAASIVDREEAEKTAAKLKKGKFDLNDYLQQMRSIKKMGGFGSILSMLPGSGKIMDQIDQSKLNSKIIEHQEAMILSMTLKERKNPDIINASRRKRIAAGAGTTVQKVNILLKQYKQISEMMKKASKMNPKNLLRSGIGKLFS; translated from the coding sequence ATGTTTAAAACTTTAACACAAAATTTAACGAAGATTTTTGATAAATTAGCCAGTTCAGGCATTTTAACGGAAGCTCAAATAGATAACGCTATGCGTGATATCAGAGTGGCTCTTTTAGAGTCGGATGTTGCATTACCGGTGATAAAAGATTTTATAGCAGAAGTTAAAAAGAACGCTTTAGGGCATGAGGTTATTAAATCCGTTTCACCGGGGCAGATGATAATTAAAATTATTCATGAAGAGATGATAAATCTCTTAGCTTCAAGTGAAAGTGAGACAAAGCTAAATTTAAATTCAAAGCCGCCCATAAATTTCCTAATGGTAGGGCTGCAAGGGAGCGGTAAAACTACCGCAAGTGGCAAGCTTGCTCTGCGACTTAAAAATCAAAATAAAAAAGTTTTACTTGTTTCTTTGGATACTTACAGACCGGCCGCCCAAGAGCAACTTGCTATACTGGCAAACTCAGTACAGATTAATTCATTACCTATTGTGCAAGGTGAGCAACCTCTTGATATTGTCACAAGAGCTATTGCCGAGGCTAAAATTTCTGCTTATGACGTTGTAATTTATGATACGGCAGGTCGTACACAAATTGATCAAGAGATGATGGAGGAAGCGCTTGCAATAAAAAATATAGTGGAGCCTACAGAAACTTTGCTAGTAATTGATAGTATGACAGGGCAGGATGCGGTAGTTACGGCAAGCAACTTTAATAAAAAGTTAGAAATTTCAGGATTAATTTTATCTAGAATTGACGGCGATTCTAAAGGCGGTGCAGCACTTAGTGTAAAATATATTACTAAAAAGCCGATTAAATTTTTAAGTAGCGGTGAAAAACTAACTGATTTAGAAGAATTCAATGCTGAACGTTTAGCTTCTCGAATACTTGATATGGGCGATATTATATCTTTTGTTGAAAAAGCAGCTAGTATCGTTGATAGAGAAGAAGCTGAAAAAACTGCAGCTAAATTAAAAAAAGGTAAGTTTGATTTAAATGATTATCTTCAGCAAATGAGAAGTATAAAAAAAATGGGAGGTTTTGGAAGTATACTTAGTATGTTACCGGGTAGCGGTAAAATTATGGATCAAATAGATCAATCAAAATTAAATAGTAAAATAATTGAACATCAAGAAGCAATGATTTTATCTATGACTCTGAAAGAACGTAAGAATCCGGATATAATTAATGCATCTCGTAGAAAACGTATAGCTGCTGGAGCAGGGACTACAGTACAAAAAGTCAATATTTTGCTAAAGCAATATAAGCAAATAAGTGAGATGATGAAAAAAGCCAGTAAAATGAATCCTAAAAATCTATTACGTAGCGGAATTGGAAAATTGTTTTCATAA
- a CDS encoding Rpn family recombination-promoting nuclease/putative transposase: MVSFKTIKMEKDSFVDKTVKKSILDIVFSVKFDSEDGYVFLLLEHQSKPDYYIYGFSLV, from the coding sequence TTGGTTTCTTTTAAAACCATTAAAATGGAAAAAGATAGTTTTGTAGATAAAACAGTTAAGAAATCCATATTAGATATTGTATTTTCTGTTAAATTTGATAGTGAAGACGGTTACGTATTTTTATTATTAGAACATCAAAGTAAACCTGATTATTATATATATGGATTTTCGCTTGTTTAA
- the hemW gene encoding radical SAM family heme chaperone HemW: MKVMADDLSIYIHWPFCLSKCPYCDFNSHVASTIDHNQWIKSYETEIEYFKNIIQNKYIKSIFFGGGTPSLMNPVLVELIINKINNLAILDNRTEITLETNPTSFETEKFKAFKSAGINRVSIGVQSLKEDDLKKLGRTHDALQAIKTIEQANGIFPRVSFDLIYARSGQKLKDWQEELKQAMQLANGHISLYQLTIEKGTPFYKLFNEGNLIVPHSDAAAEMYEWTNHYLASKKYFRYEISNYALANQKCLHNLTYWHYNSCLGIGPGAHSRIIEPSGSVAAIMMWHKPEKWLDSVKTKNVGIQTNAKLTHQEIIEEILMMGLRLSKGINISTLEQKINAKLMDILDMNNLKHYQALDLIKLDKNIYLTDKGLMLHSYIVPRLII, translated from the coding sequence ATGAAAGTTATGGCAGATGATTTAAGCATTTATATTCATTGGCCTTTTTGTTTATCAAAATGTCCGTATTGTGATTTTAATTCTCATGTGGCTAGCACTATAGATCATAATCAATGGATTAAATCGTATGAAACCGAAATTGAGTATTTTAAGAATATTATTCAAAATAAATATATAAAATCCATTTTTTTTGGTGGCGGAACTCCTTCATTAATGAATCCCGTATTAGTTGAATTGATAATCAATAAAATCAATAATCTAGCAATTCTTGATAATCGAACTGAAATAACTCTAGAAACCAATCCCACATCATTTGAAACTGAAAAATTTAAAGCGTTCAAATCTGCCGGAATTAACCGTGTGTCCATTGGAGTACAATCCTTAAAAGAAGACGATTTAAAAAAATTAGGCAGAACTCATGATGCTTTGCAAGCCATCAAAACAATTGAGCAGGCAAATGGGATTTTTCCAAGAGTTTCATTCGATTTAATATATGCACGTAGCGGTCAAAAATTAAAAGACTGGCAAGAAGAATTAAAGCAAGCTATGCAACTCGCAAATGGGCATATCTCTCTTTATCAATTGACTATCGAAAAAGGTACACCTTTTTATAAATTATTTAATGAGGGTAATCTGATTGTGCCGCATTCAGATGCGGCAGCTGAAATGTACGAATGGACAAATCATTATCTAGCATCTAAAAAATATTTTAGATATGAGATATCTAATTATGCTCTAGCAAATCAGAAATGTTTGCATAATTTGACTTATTGGCATTATAATAGTTGCTTAGGTATAGGTCCCGGGGCTCATAGTAGAATCATTGAACCGTCAGGTTCGGTAGCGGCAATTATGATGTGGCACAAGCCAGAAAAATGGTTAGACTCAGTTAAAACAAAAAATGTCGGTATTCAAACTAACGCTAAGCTAACACATCAAGAAATAATCGAAGAGATTTTAATGATGGGTTTACGTCTTAGCAAAGGCATAAATATTTCTACATTAGAGCAGAAAATAAACGCAAAATTAATGGATATTTTAGACATGAATAACCTTAAACATTATCAAGCGTTAGATTTAATTAAACTAGATAAAAATATCTATCTTACCGACAAAGGTTTAATGCTACATAGTTACATAGTACCTAGATTAATTATATGA
- a CDS encoding carbon starvation induced protein CsiD, giving the protein MSYQDILIGCSNEFTVTRADSFSCKILSNNIPLLVEYATGYYSRITIDAIPETQRAAGFLNKIREIVDQESMQNYIYVTSGNIVVLSNKTVVHKRDSYSHKWDGKDHYFIRIYSVKI; this is encoded by the coding sequence TTGAGCTACCAAGATATCTTAATCGGGTGTAGTAATGAATTTACAGTAACAAGGGCAGATTCTTTTTCATGTAAAATATTAAGCAACAACATACCTTTATTAGTAGAATACGCTACCGGCTATTATAGCAGAATAACAATTGATGCTATTCCTGAAACACAAAGAGCAGCAGGGTTTTTAAATAAAATTAGAGAAATTGTAGATCAAGAATCTATGCAAAACTATATATATGTTACTTCCGGTAATATTGTTGTATTAAGCAATAAAACGGTTGTACATAAAAGAGATAGCTATAGCCATAAATGGGATGGAAAAGACCATTATTTTATTAGAATATATTCAGTGAAGATATAA
- a CDS encoding dicarboxylate/amino acid:cation symporter has product MKLWQKVTLGLSLGIIFGIYLPQYVSYIKPIGDIFLRLIKMIITPLIFFSLVSGITSMNDTSALGRVGMKAVAAFLGTTFFATVFGLTVALVLKPGVGIHIDFTYSGMTNRTAFNIVDFFVNIVPENAVGAFANGDVLQVVFFAIFVGITLNKMKSIGGPVTDLIHVMSKLILKMISFVIQLSPYGAFALTGWIVGMQGIEVMISLSKLVVAVVVAMTFQYLVFGLLIYVFCRVSPIPFYKKSFEYQILAFSTSSSKATLATTMQVCRAKLGISESSTSFVLPIGASINMDGFAINLSLTTIFFAQMMGVTLAPHDYLVIILTSTLGSIGGAGIPGASLIMLPMVLSSVHLPIEGVAIIAGIDRILDMLRTTINITGDATITMIIDNSENTLDKEVYLS; this is encoded by the coding sequence ATGAAATTATGGCAAAAAGTTACCTTAGGGTTAAGCTTAGGTATTATATTTGGTATATACTTACCACAATATGTTAGTTATATTAAACCTATCGGTGACATTTTCTTACGTTTGATAAAAATGATCATTACCCCTTTAATTTTCTTTAGTTTGGTTTCAGGTATCACTAGTATGAATGATACTTCTGCCCTGGGTAGAGTAGGAATGAAAGCGGTAGCTGCTTTTTTAGGTACTACTTTTTTTGCTACGGTTTTTGGACTCACTGTTGCCTTAGTATTAAAGCCGGGAGTAGGCATACATATAGATTTTACCTATTCAGGAATGACAAATAGAACTGCATTTAATATAGTTGATTTTTTTGTCAATATCGTCCCTGAGAATGCGGTTGGTGCTTTTGCAAACGGTGATGTCTTGCAAGTTGTATTTTTTGCTATTTTTGTTGGGATTACCTTAAACAAAATGAAATCTATCGGTGGGCCTGTGACTGATTTAATTCATGTAATGTCAAAATTAATATTAAAAATGATATCGTTTGTTATTCAATTATCCCCTTACGGTGCTTTTGCTTTAACTGGCTGGATTGTAGGGATGCAGGGAATTGAAGTCATGATTAGTTTATCAAAACTTGTTGTAGCGGTAGTTGTGGCAATGACATTCCAATATTTAGTTTTTGGTTTACTTATATATGTATTTTGTCGTGTTTCACCTATACCGTTTTATAAGAAAAGTTTTGAGTATCAGATACTTGCTTTTTCTACTTCAAGTAGCAAAGCTACTCTTGCAACTACTATGCAAGTTTGTCGTGCAAAGCTTGGAATTTCAGAGTCTAGTACTTCGTTCGTACTTCCGATAGGGGCATCAATTAATATGGACGGTTTTGCTATAAATTTATCTCTTACTACTATATTCTTTGCTCAAATGATGGGAGTAACGCTTGCTCCTCACGACTATTTAGTAATTATTCTCACCTCAACACTTGGATCTATCGGCGGTGCAGGTATTCCAGGTGCCTCTTTGATAATGCTTCCAATGGTGCTTTCTTCCGTTCACTTACCTATAGAGGGAGTCGCAATTATTGCCGGTATTGATCGAATACTTGATATGCTACGTACTACTATCAATATTACCGGCGATGCAACAATTACTATGATTATAGATAACAGCGAAAATACTTTAGATAAGGAAGTATATTTATCTTAA
- the cutA gene encoding divalent-cation tolerance protein CutA, which translates to MQDCCLILTTTNDLQIAEKIASVLLELNLAACIQIDDVKSYFRWDSRITLATEYRLVIKTKSANYNKIENKILEIHNYELPQIIKISIAYGFQKYLEWIDQNSK; encoded by the coding sequence ATGCAAGATTGCTGTTTAATTTTAACAACTACTAATGATTTGCAAATTGCCGAGAAAATAGCATCTGTTTTGTTAGAATTAAATCTTGCTGCCTGCATTCAAATTGACGATGTCAAAAGTTACTTTAGATGGGATAGTAGAATAACTTTAGCAACCGAATATAGACTTGTAATTAAAACAAAATCTGCTAATTATAACAAAATTGAAAATAAAATCCTTGAAATTCACAATTATGAATTGCCACAAATAATAAAAATAAGTATTGCGTATGGCTTTCAAAAGTACTTAGAGTGGATTGATCAAAATAGTAAATAA
- a CDS encoding 6-pyruvoyl trahydropterin synthase family protein, producing MIKCTRRIEFDAGHRIIGHQNKCQFLHGHRYVLEITIAAHETDKLGMIVDFGLIKDLAKKWIDEHFDHSLILHQDDKEMGQQIANCTGQKIYYMQNNPTAENIATHLKNEILPKLFVGQNFFVASLKLYETPNCFVEV from the coding sequence ATGATCAAATGTACTCGTCGTATTGAGTTCGATGCAGGACATAGAATTATAGGACATCAAAATAAATGTCAGTTCCTGCACGGTCATCGCTATGTTCTTGAGATAACTATAGCCGCACACGAAACCGATAAACTCGGTATGATAGTAGATTTTGGTTTAATTAAGGATTTAGCTAAAAAATGGATTGACGAACATTTCGATCATAGCTTAATTCTACATCAAGACGATAAGGAAATGGGGCAGCAAATAGCAAATTGTACCGGTCAAAAAATATATTACATGCAAAATAACCCGACTGCAGAAAATATAGCGACACATTTAAAGAATGAAATTTTGCCTAAACTGTTCGTAGGTCAAAACTTCTTCGTAGCAAGCCTCAAACTATATGAAACACCTAATTGTTTTGTTGAGGTTTAA
- the odhB gene encoding 2-oxoglutarate dehydrogenase complex dihydrolipoyllysine-residue succinyltransferase — protein sequence MSVKIIVPLLGESVTEATIAKWYKKEGDSVKTDELLLEIETEKVTLEVNAPCNGTIGKISKTDGANVAVGEEIGDINEGAAVNTAGTHTESAKAQEVTQPTSEKPVDRPAMVNNILAPSVQKLVTENKLDPNNIKGTGKDARITKSDVLETINTKSAATSTTVNKTNEERVQRVRMSRLRKTIAQRLKDSQNTAAILTTFNEIDMSKVIALRNQYKEEFEKKHDVKLGFMSFFVKATIEALKLIPSVNAEIDGDDLVYKNYYDIGVAVGTEQGLVVPVVRDADQMGFAEVEKAIGTLAKKAREGKLSMADLSGGTFSISNGGVYGSLLSTPIINPPQSGILGLHKTEERAVVIDGKIEIHPMMYIALSYDHRIIDGKEGVSFLVKIKQLIENPEKLLLNL from the coding sequence ATGAGCGTTAAAATTATAGTACCGTTGCTTGGAGAGTCCGTAACAGAAGCAACTATTGCCAAATGGTATAAGAAAGAAGGTGATTCGGTTAAAACCGATGAATTACTGTTAGAAATTGAAACCGAAAAAGTGACTTTAGAAGTTAATGCTCCTTGTAACGGTACTATAGGTAAAATATCGAAAACTGATGGTGCAAATGTAGCAGTTGGAGAAGAAATAGGAGATATAAATGAAGGTGCAGCTGTTAATACTGCCGGTACTCATACTGAATCTGCTAAAGCTCAAGAAGTTACGCAACCTACTTCAGAAAAGCCTGTAGACAGACCTGCCATGGTTAATAATATTCTTGCTCCTTCCGTACAAAAATTAGTTACCGAAAATAAGCTTGACCCCAATAATATAAAAGGAACAGGTAAAGATGCTAGAATTACCAAAAGCGACGTGCTTGAAACAATAAACACAAAGTCTGCTGCTACTTCTACTACAGTAAACAAAACTAACGAAGAAAGAGTACAGCGTGTTCGTATGTCACGCTTACGTAAAACTATTGCACAGCGTTTAAAAGATTCACAAAATACAGCAGCTATTTTGACTACTTTTAATGAAATCGATATGTCAAAAGTAATTGCATTGCGTAATCAATATAAGGAAGAGTTCGAGAAAAAGCACGATGTGAAACTTGGCTTTATGTCGTTTTTTGTTAAAGCAACAATTGAAGCTTTAAAGCTTATTCCATCGGTCAATGCTGAAATAGATGGTGATGATTTAGTATATAAAAATTACTATGATATAGGTGTAGCTGTCGGAACAGAGCAAGGACTTGTTGTACCGGTTGTTAGGGATGCCGATCAAATGGGATTTGCTGAGGTAGAAAAAGCTATAGGAACTTTGGCTAAAAAAGCTCGTGAGGGTAAACTTTCTATGGCTGATTTGTCAGGGGGAACATTTTCGATTTCTAACGGAGGCGTATATGGCTCATTATTATCTACACCGATTATTAATCCTCCTCAATCAGGTATTTTAGGATTACATAAAACTGAGGAAAGAGCTGTAGTTATAGACGGTAAAATTGAAATACATCCGATGATGTATATAGCTTTATCTTACGATCATCGTATAATTGACGGAAAAGAAGGAGTATCGTTCTTGGTAAAAATTAAGCAGCTTATTGAGAACCCTGAGAAGTTACTACTGAATTTGTAA
- a CDS encoding 2-oxoglutarate dehydrogenase E1 component produces MEEYLKKTGYLFAGNAVFVEELYRQYLANSASVDQTWQEFFAGIKDNSAVLNKSTAKIIIPYEIKKEPLHNNLSSAVLSSLKAKEMINAYRKHAHYLANLDPLGLELRKTKNDLKLNIETFGLDSSQLEENINITDEFVGTWNCKLSALVTKLDKVYTGSIGVEFEQIENVEEKSWLYSQIENDITFSAEDNKTILNDLVEVEGFEQYLHTKFPGAKRFSVEGGDAAIVAMSKAIDLSMNQGIEEIVIGMAHRGRLNTLTKVVGKPYKAVIAGFINSSVFPDELNVSGDVKYHLGYSSDRVIEDKKIHLSLAYNPSHLEAVNPIVAGKVRAKQDILLDTQRSKVKAILVHGDAAFCGQGVVAESLSMSQLTAYDIGGILHFVINNQLGFTANATDTRASRYSTEFAKISAAPILHVNGDDIEAVLKATNIALEYRQKFSKDVVVEIICYRKYGHNEGDEPMYTQGKMYNIIKSKPTPGNIYANELVKRGIIDNNYYAKLKEEFKTRLDKEYEQAQSYKPEVHFLGGLWQGISRTSTQAAITGVEKKTLQDLGTKLCEIPKDFVVNPKLVKLFEARKANLIADQPIDWATAEQLAFASLLASGTNIRLTGQDCGRGTFSHRHSVLHNQSDDTTYIPLNNLSKEQAKYEVADSNLSEYAVLGFEYGYSLANPKNLVLWEAQFGDFANGAQIIFDQFISSGETKWLRMSGLVVLLPHAFEGQGPEHSSARLERLLQLAAEDNMYVTYPTTPASIFHLLRRQILGDTRKPLIVMSPKSLLRHKYAVSKLDELGDNTAFLPVLDEVTKIDTNNITKVILCSGKVYYDLFEMRGNNSNIVIVRLEQLYPFEKKLVASLLKKYNRTQEFVWCQEEPKNMGAWRYIASYLNDALKEAGINNEFKYVGREESASPAVGSLQVHNKQQEKLLREALGM; encoded by the coding sequence ATGGAAGAATATTTAAAAAAAACAGGTTATTTATTTGCTGGGAACGCTGTTTTTGTTGAAGAGCTATATAGGCAATATTTAGCCAATTCCGCCTCGGTTGATCAAACTTGGCAAGAATTTTTTGCCGGTATTAAGGATAATAGTGCTGTGCTTAATAAAAGTACGGCCAAGATAATTATTCCTTATGAAATAAAAAAAGAGCCGTTACATAATAATCTATCTTCTGCAGTCCTAAGTAGTTTAAAAGCTAAGGAAATGATTAATGCTTATCGCAAGCATGCTCATTACTTAGCGAATCTTGACCCGCTTGGTCTTGAGCTACGTAAAACAAAAAATGATTTAAAACTTAATATAGAAACTTTTGGTCTTGATAGTAGCCAGTTAGAAGAAAATATCAATATTACGGATGAATTTGTCGGTACTTGGAACTGTAAATTATCTGCATTAGTTACCAAGCTCGATAAAGTTTATACAGGTTCTATCGGGGTTGAATTTGAACAAATAGAAAATGTAGAAGAAAAAAGCTGGTTATATAGTCAGATAGAAAACGACATTACATTTTCTGCTGAAGACAATAAAACTATCTTAAATGATTTAGTAGAGGTAGAAGGGTTTGAGCAATATCTACATACAAAATTTCCCGGAGCTAAGCGTTTTTCTGTTGAGGGTGGGGATGCTGCTATAGTTGCTATGAGTAAAGCTATAGATTTATCCATGAATCAAGGCATTGAAGAAATCGTTATCGGTATGGCACATCGAGGGAGATTAAACACTCTGACTAAAGTAGTAGGTAAACCATATAAAGCTGTTATTGCGGGTTTCATAAACAGTAGTGTATTTCCTGATGAGCTAAATGTTTCAGGTGATGTGAAATATCACTTAGGCTATTCATCAGATAGAGTCATAGAGGATAAGAAAATACATTTATCGCTTGCCTATAATCCATCACATTTGGAAGCAGTAAATCCTATAGTTGCAGGCAAAGTAAGAGCAAAACAGGATATTCTTTTAGATACTCAACGCAGTAAAGTTAAGGCTATTTTAGTGCATGGTGATGCTGCTTTTTGCGGTCAAGGCGTAGTTGCTGAAAGTCTATCAATGTCACAGCTCACTGCTTATGATATCGGCGGAATATTACATTTCGTTATTAACAATCAGCTAGGTTTTACGGCTAATGCTACGGATACTAGAGCTAGCAGATATTCTACAGAGTTTGCTAAAATCAGTGCTGCTCCGATTTTACACGTTAACGGTGATGATATAGAAGCAGTGTTAAAAGCCACCAATATTGCGTTAGAATATAGGCAAAAATTCAGTAAGGATGTTGTAGTAGAAATTATTTGTTACCGTAAATACGGGCATAATGAGGGCGATGAGCCGATGTATACTCAAGGCAAGATGTATAACATTATTAAAAGCAAACCTACTCCTGGAAATATTTACGCAAATGAGTTAGTAAAACGCGGTATAATTGATAATAATTATTATGCTAAGTTAAAAGAAGAATTTAAAACAAGACTAGATAAGGAATATGAACAGGCACAAAGTTATAAGCCGGAAGTACATTTCTTAGGTGGGTTATGGCAAGGCATTTCTCGCACATCTACACAAGCTGCAATAACTGGCGTCGAAAAAAAAACATTACAAGATTTAGGAACTAAACTATGCGAAATACCGAAAGATTTTGTCGTTAATCCAAAACTTGTAAAACTATTTGAAGCACGAAAAGCCAATCTAATAGCTGATCAGCCTATTGATTGGGCAACAGCTGAGCAGCTAGCTTTTGCAAGCTTGCTTGCTTCAGGTACAAATATCAGACTAACCGGACAAGACTGCGGACGCGGTACTTTCTCGCATCGTCATTCAGTATTGCATAACCAAAGTGACGATACTACCTATATACCTCTCAATAATTTATCTAAAGAACAAGCAAAATATGAGGTAGCCGATAGTAATTTATCTGAATATGCGGTGCTTGGTTTTGAGTATGGTTATTCACTTGCAAATCCAAAAAATTTAGTTTTATGGGAAGCACAATTCGGTGATTTTGCTAATGGAGCTCAGATTATTTTTGACCAGTTTATTTCAAGCGGCGAAACTAAATGGCTTCGTATGAGCGGGCTTGTGGTACTACTTCCGCATGCATTTGAAGGACAAGGACCGGAGCATAGTTCAGCAAGACTTGAGAGGCTCTTGCAGCTAGCAGCTGAGGATAATATGTATGTTACATATCCAACTACTCCTGCCTCGATTTTCCACCTGCTACGTCGTCAAATACTTGGTGATACACGCAAACCGTTAATCGTAATGTCGCCGAAATCATTATTACGTCATAAATATGCCGTATCTAAACTTGATGAGCTAGGCGACAATACTGCTTTCTTACCGGTTTTAGATGAAGTAACTAAAATAGATACAAACAATATTACTAAAGTCATTTTATGTAGCGGTAAGGTATATTACGATCTATTTGAAATGCGTGGCAATAATAGTAATATAGTAATTGTCAGGCTTGAGCAATTATACCCTTTTGAAAAAAAACTTGTAGCATCGCTATTAAAAAAATATAATAGGACGCAGGAATTTGTTTGGTGTCAGGAAGAACCAAAGAATATGGGCGCTTGGCGTTATATAGCTTCTTACTTAAATGATGCTTTAAAAGAAGCAGGAATTAATAATGAATTTAAATATGTAGGTAGAGAGGAATCAGCTTCTCCGGCAGTAGGTTCGCTGCAAGTACATAATAAGCAGCAAGAGAAGCTATTAAGGGAAGCATTGGGGATGTGA